A portion of the Lysinibacillus timonensis genome contains these proteins:
- a CDS encoding zinc ribbon domain-containing protein, with product MTTNFEQQPGPDLREVKQRLTHTKDQRMELIIRLGELAYESLRGKKEDISSLRTLSNEILQKDIIIYQSQATISKLSASSHQCPNCSQPVGDEAKFCGNCGTLNPSYQDPNVSQVLCNHCEQLIEAQLTYCPCCGVIQEGK from the coding sequence ATGACGACAAATTTCGAGCAACAACCGGGTCCTGATTTACGTGAGGTAAAGCAACGTCTAACTCATACAAAGGATCAACGTATGGAATTAATCATTCGACTAGGGGAATTAGCATACGAAAGTTTAAGGGGAAAAAAAGAGGATATTTCTTCTTTACGAACATTATCAAATGAAATATTACAAAAAGACATCATCATTTATCAAAGTCAAGCAACAATTTCGAAATTATCAGCAAGTAGCCATCAGTGTCCAAATTGTTCACAGCCTGTCGGCGATGAAGCAAAGTTCTGTGGAAATTGTGGTACATTAAATCCGTCTTATCAAGATCCGAATGTATCTCAGGTGCTTTGCAATCATTGCGAGCAATTAATTGAGGCGCAATTAACATACTGTCCTTGCTGTGGTGTCATACAGGAGGGTAAATAA